In the genome of Mauremys mutica isolate MM-2020 ecotype Southern chromosome 8, ASM2049712v1, whole genome shotgun sequence, one region contains:
- the IL23R gene encoding interleukin-23 receptor yields MVRFKVAVALHILFGWIYRGVINVHCSGYVWIEPAPVIQMGLNISINCHSTVNCQMAKLYMMLNDTHIEDKLLTTINKTTVQLQLHDFRKPYSTVLCYAKCPSRAAHMVVCGTQFSAGHSPDSPTNLTCVIYEHSDHLTCAWDTGKYTYISTNYILYLKSLQTGEEKAFPSTAAINISLSKLQGGKLYSIWVQAKNDLGTAHSDHLQVNLEDLVIPATPVITNVETTDSSAPRTILHWKKQTSTENVYCEERYRALADQTWHMKEWDINLTRGPHTEYSLESNTEYEFQVRCRLILAKSYWSGWSAPFIYTTPEAAPSKILDVWRVMGPVYMNGSREVTVLIKPLAPKDARGKILGYTVFHESRGEMVNLCNTSDTQCKVLVSPAMRTIHVTAYNSKGSSMPANITVTQEHSNVNDFLSPTNMQISHDDHRRVCVKWKLPNYTGRSVLWFIVEWISAAQHNQQHNFLWKKVPSQDTVTYIEGDLTAGIHMNISVYAVYQDGISKPCPGQLYLVDLVKRFPNTSIDTGPVIIATATREISYDNDGDVFWGIGTGAIILSIVFLTLIFKKSLRKRVSTALASLTPKWLTEDFPNVENSSVVKSLQEKSELMSCNSNQLFLDNDDPVVTEVLETSLQEECKTTDTKKGNRKVATEHMAISQNSLFVSTLVTEQNNGYKPQVSNRSPLGNILSNTYEAQSQALDPNTYLSSQDTNVFLKDYTSPITFLWNAEGTGSNTFLLEKINLILNNRSGQSNTFSTTDEEPNTLLENQWKSPPSTENVQEQTLVPDELVSCLGAVTEGSIGIKSYFPQTVGKLFQ; encoded by the exons GAGTCATAAACGTTCACTGCTCTGGATACGTGTGGATAGAACCAGCTCCAGTCATTCAGATGGGTTTGAACATTTCTATAAATTGCCATTCTACGGTAAACTGTCAAATGGCAAAGTTATACATGATGCTAAATGATACTCATATAGAAGACAAATTATTAACAACAATAAACAAAACTACAGTGCAACTTCAGCTTCATGATTTCAGAAAACCATATTCCACTGTCCTATGTTATGCCAAGTGTCCCAGCAGAGCTGCACATATGGTAGTATGTGGAACACAATTTTCTGCAGGAC ATTCACCAGACAGTCCAACCAATTTAACTTGTGTCATTTATGAACATTCAGACCACCTGACTTGTGCTTGGGACACAGGGAAATACACTTACATAAGTACTAATTACATTCTCTACCTGAAGAG TTTACAGACAGGTGAGGAGAAAGCATTTCCTTCGACTGCAGCAATCAACATTTCATTGAGCAAATTACAAGGAGGCAAACTGTATTCTATTTGGGTCCAAGCCAAAAATGACCTAGGCACAGCACATTCTGATCATCTGCAAGTTAACCTTGAGGATTTAG TGATACCAGCCACACCTGTTATCACCAATGTTGAAACTACAGACAGTTCAGCACCGAGAACTATACTCCACTGGAAAAAGCAAACATCCACGGAGAACGTTTATTGTGAAGAGAGATACAGAGCACTGGCAGACCAAACTTGGCAT ATGAAAGAATGGGACATAAATCTGACAAGAGGGCCACACACAGAGTACAGCCTGGAGTCGAACACAGAGTATGAGTTTCAAGTGAGATGCCGATTAATTCTTGCCAAAAGCTATTGGAGTGGATGGAGTGCGCCCTTTATTTACACAACCCCAGAAGCAG CACCTTCTAAAATCCTGGATGTGTGGAGGGTTATGGGTCCAGTATACATGAACGGTAGCCGAGAAGTGACGGTCTTGATAAAG CCTCTTGCTCCAAAAGATGCCAGAGGAAAAATTCTGGGTTACACGGTGTTCCATGAAAGCCGGGGAGAAATGGTTAATTTATGTAACACATCAGACACCCAATGCAAAGTTCTGGTTTCCCCAGCAATGCGTACCATCCACGTGACTGCATATAATTCCAAGGGAAGTTCCATGCCAGCCAATATAACAGTGACCCAAGAGCACAGTAATGTTAACG ATTTCCTATCCCCCACCAACATGCAGATTAGCCATGATGACCACAGAAGAGTCTGTGTCAAATGGAAGCTGCCTAATTACACTGGAAGATCAGTTCTGTGGTTCATAGTTGAATGGATTTCTGCAGCTCAGCATAATCAGCAACACAATTTTTTATGGAAGAAAGTCCCCAGCCAGGATACAGTTACATATATAGAGG GAGACCTCACAGCAGGAATTCACATGAACATTTCAGTATATGCAGTGTATCAAGATGGAATAAGCAAGCCATGTCCTGGCCAACTTTATCTGGTGGATTTAG TGAAAAGGTTCCCAAACACAAGCATTGATACTGGTCCTGTAATCATCGCCACAGCTACAAGGGAGATTTCCTATG ATAACGATGGAGATGTTTTTTGGGGAATAGGCACTGGTGCGATCATACTATCAATTGTTTTCTTAactttgatatttaaaaaatcacttagaaaaag aGTTAGCACAGCACTTGCATCATTGACACCAAAATGGCTGActgaagattttcctaatgtggAAAACAGCAGTGTGGTAAAGTCACTCCAG gaaAAAAGTGAGTTAATGAGTTGCAATTCCAACCAGTTGTTCTTGGATAATGATGATCCAGTTGTTACGGAAGTACTAGAGACATCACTGCAGGAGGAGTGCAAGACCACAGACACCAAAAAGGGAAACAGAAAAGTGGCCACTGAGCATATGGCCATCTCCCAAAACTCACTGTTTGTCAGCACTCTAGTCACTGAGCAGAACAATGGCTATAAGCCCCAGGTTTCCAACAGAAGCCCACTGGGAAACATACTTAGTAATACTTACGAAGCACAGTCCCAAGCACTGGATCCAAACACATACCTCTCAAGCCAAGATACAAATGTTTTCTTAAAAGATTATACAAGTCCTATTACTTTCTTGTGGaatgctgaaggaactgggagcaaTACATTTTTACTTGAGAAGATTAACCTCATTTTAAACAACAGAAGTGGACAGAGCAACACTTTCAGTACAACAGATGAGGAACCTAATACACTTTTGGAAAACCAGTGGAAAAGTCCACCGTCCACTGAAAATGTTCAAGAGCAGACGTTAGTTCCAGATGAGTTGGTCTCTTGCTTAGGAGCTGTGACTGAAGGATCCATAGGTATAAAGTCCTACTTTCCACAAACTGTTGGAAAACTATTTCAATAG